In a single window of the Helicobacter sp. MIT 99-5507 genome:
- the gatB gene encoding Asp-tRNA(Asn)/Glu-tRNA(Gln) amidotransferase subunit GatB has translation MDFETIIGLEVHVQLSTKTKIFCSCATSFGENANTNVCPTCLGLPGALPVLNKEALKKAILFGNAINAQINQDSIFARKNYFYPDLPKAYQISQFERPIVGKGSINIEVGDTNKTINITRAHLEEDAGKNIHQDNYSQVDLNRACTPLLEIVSEPDMRSSNEAIAYLKKLHSIVRFIEISDANMQEGSFRCDANVSIRPKGDSNFYTRVEIKNLNSFKFIQKAIDYEVERQIQAWEDGVYKSEIVQETRLFDTQKGTTRSMRNKEESADYRYFSDPDLLRVHIPQDLLDSCKNLPELPDEKLNRFVNELNIKKDDAKILISSLEMARFFEDMLSFGASIKNSSSWLLVELLGKLKGEVNLNNCGITSLGLATLVKRIDEGKISGKSAKEILDAMLESKNNDVDHFIKSLGLEQVNDDGAIIKVVDEVINANSDKVEEYKNGKEKLLGFFVGQVLKNLKGVNPAKVNEILKEKLK, from the coding sequence CTCATGTGCTACAAGCTTTGGAGAAAATGCAAATACAAATGTCTGCCCTACTTGTTTGGGATTGCCCGGAGCATTACCTGTATTAAACAAAGAAGCTTTAAAAAAAGCAATTTTATTTGGAAATGCGATAAACGCACAGATTAATCAAGATTCTATATTTGCAAGAAAAAATTATTTTTATCCAGATTTACCAAAAGCTTATCAAATAAGCCAATTTGAACGACCGATCGTAGGCAAAGGAAGTATAAATATTGAAGTTGGTGATACAAATAAAACTATAAATATCACAAGAGCACATTTAGAAGAAGATGCCGGAAAAAATATACATCAAGACAATTATTCACAAGTTGATTTAAATCGTGCTTGCACGCCACTACTTGAAATCGTAAGTGAGCCTGATATGAGAAGTAGCAATGAAGCTATCGCATATCTTAAAAAACTCCATTCAATCGTGCGTTTTATAGAAATCTCTGATGCAAATATGCAAGAAGGGAGCTTTCGTTGTGATGCAAATGTATCAATCCGCCCAAAAGGAGATAGTAATTTTTATACAAGAGTTGAAATAAAAAACCTAAATAGTTTTAAATTTATTCAAAAAGCTATTGATTATGAAGTAGAAAGACAAATACAAGCATGGGAAGATGGAGTATATAAAAGTGAAATAGTCCAAGAAACAAGGCTTTTTGATACACAAAAAGGCACTACAAGAAGTATGCGAAACAAAGAAGAATCTGCTGATTATCGTTATTTTAGTGACCCTGACTTATTAAGAGTGCATATCCCGCAAGACTTACTTGATAGTTGTAAAAATTTGCCAGAATTACCAGATGAAAAGCTAAATAGATTTGTAAATGAATTAAATATCAAAAAAGATGATGCAAAGATTCTCATTAGCTCGCTTGAAATGGCAAGATTTTTTGAAGATATGTTATCTTTTGGTGCAAGTATAAAAAATAGTTCATCTTGGCTTTTAGTAGAATTGCTTGGAAAACTCAAAGGTGAAGTAAATCTAAATAATTGCGGCATCACTTCGCTAGGATTGGCTACTTTAGTAAAGCGAATTGATGAGGGTAAGATAAGCGGAAAAAGTGCAAAAGAGATTCTAGATGCAATGCTAGAATCTAAAAATAATGATGTAGATCACTTTATAAAATCACTAGGTTTAGAGCAAGTAAATGATGATGGGGCAATAATAAAAGTAGTAGATGAAGTGATTAATGCAAATAGTGATAAAGTAGAAGAATACAAAAATGGTAAAGAAAAATTACTTGGATTTTTTGTAGGACAAGTATTAAAAAATCTAAAAGGTGTAAATCCAGCAAAAGTAAATGAGATTTTAAAAGAAAAATTAAAATAA